ACTAGTAGTTAGTTAACTATCTCCCGGAGCTAAGGAGCCATTCTGAACTGAAGTCATAAGTGTAGGTAAACGCGCGCaggtttgtgacgttagtgacgtttgtGACTGTGGTAAGCTGGTTAGCTAGTCGTTAGCGGCTTTTTTCACCTCAAAAACTTACATTCTTCAAAAACCGTGTTACCGAACCTTCGCGGTATTAAAAGCAACGCATTCGGAATGCACGTTTTGTGAACAACTTCTAGTAGCTAAAAGTTGCGttttttctctcaaacaaaaagACGCTTTTTACGAAGAGTTTGGGTGATCTTCCCAAAATGACAATTAACGGTGTACATAAatatttgagctatgcaagtggGCCGTGAAGTGGAAAAGGTTTGGAATGGCTGCTGTAGAAGTTAGTAGAGCTATCTGAGTTGAACCAACTGTTTTTTGCGGAAAAAGGTTTATTCTTTGAGTGGTAAAGagctaatgaaaacattctaacACTTGCCCTCTGCTCCACAGATCACTTTCTTATTAATGGGCCTGAACATGAAACACGTATTCACGTCTACACAATGGATAGTTCTTaatgtagcctacttattgAATTGAGGTTCGACTTTTTCCAGGTTTTGAGGGGTCGGAATGAGGtctaaattgtatttattttccaAGCCTATTATATTATGTACTCAACTGTAGGCCTACAGCAATGCTATCCTATTCAGTAAATATTAGTTATTTTTGCGCCTTATTTTGTCCTGCTGATTGTATAGCGCTTTGGCTTACACTGGTTGTTTGTAAATGTGGTTTAGAAATAACTTGGAACTGGCTCGATTCAGGGCTTACATAGGTGTTACCGCTGAAGGTTTTAACAACCTGCTGACAGATGAGTAAGATCAGCTACAAGACTCTCTTTGACTGCATATTGGTTGGAGTTATTAGATTAACAGCAAAGCAAATAATTTATTTGTGAGTTATTCAGTAGCTCGTAGTTCAGTTCATACAAATCGTTCGTTTAATTCTCACAAATGTGAACTAGAAAGGTAAGCGTAACTAATGACATCAATATATGCGAAAAGGTAGACGTGTACCTGTGTACTTTCTATTGAATATATTTGATTCTATCAAATTCCAAATCAGTGGCATGACTCGATAACTCAATAAATCAAACTAATATCTATGCTGCTTCATGTGCAACACGTGAACACGTGGggcaatgttttttgttttgagcgTTCAAGTTTGAGTGGTTTCTCCACGTGCGTCTGAACCAGGAAGTGATTGCTGGTGGCCAGATATCATTAGCTAGCTTTAGCGGCACAGAAGCTACAAAGTCTTCATCCAGTGAGGTATTTTATGTAAATTCCCGGTAACAATTGACATACTTTCTTGAATATATTCCGTTTATGACAGTTCGTTAGCTAACGAGCTGACGAAGTTTATAATCACGTAAGTCTAGTTCGTGCTAATAAGTCTTAACattatagctagctagcatataGTTGTCTGGCTATAAACTAGATGTCACACTTTACTCGTTGTCGCGAATGCATGAGACCAAATTCTAATTTGTGTGAATGCCACGACCGTTTAATTTGTATAGCATGTTTTTGTAGGTACATTTATGCAAATTATGTAATGCGtaagtgtagctagctaacaaatGAGCTTGCTAACATTAGTTACTAGTAGGTCCAGTTTAGACACCCCAGATGTTTGTTTTAGCGAGCAGTAAGGCTTAACGATAACAGATTTGTAGACATATAGCTGAAGTTACCGAAGAAGTTAGTCGTGGTATGTCAACTCATTGATTGAGATACTTTGAAGTGTAGCCACTGTTATTTGTCAAACGGCAGAAAGCATGACCTAAATCCCTGAcataagttttattgaaaacgaTATCAGTTGCAtagtctttttctctttctcattgctTGAAACAGGTGTCAAGTCAGAATGTCATACTTTGAAGGAGCCGATGGGTCATGATGCACATACAGTTATTATGCACAGGGGATGGAGAATAAATTGAATTCAGCCGAGGAGCGGCAACCCGCCCCGACTCTGGCCAACTCATGGTCAACAAAACAGGATGCAGTCTCGAGCAAGAATGACAGGACGAAAGCCGTTGGTTTTGTACTGGTGCATGCAGGTgacgtttttttttctgtctgaaTATACTTACATTTGTAATCTGCCATGATCTTTCTGTCAGCCTTTGGTCTGTACTTAATGTGAAATGTTAAGCATTTTAAAATCTAATTCTAATAAGAAATTGTGACTTGACTGCCATATTTTGTCTACTGTGTGAATCATTTGACCTACTTTTGATAACTTCTTCTTTCAGGGGCAGGATATCATTCGGAATCAAAAGCCAAGGAATACAAACATGTCTGCAAGAGAGCTTGCCAGAGGGTGAGTTAGCATTTTCACATGTCCTTTCTGGGGATTATTATACATCTATTCTATTATACATCCTTTATTGCGCCTGGCAATCAGCTTGGTCAACTGATGTATAGACAACTGTCTTCTGGTGCATtatcaaaaaaaacattttagtgCTACTTGAGGTCAACGAATGAGGCCAGCATTATGTCCCAGGTAGTGTAGAACAATAGCTTATTGAGTTAAAGGGGATCTGATAGCGTGATCTTGATGAAGAGACGGCCTGAGATGAAGACCTCAGACAGTGGGTAGTGAGCGACCCAGCAGGATGAAAGGAGAGGTCAGGTCTTTGGAGAGGAGGCTGTGCGTGCCAGAGAATGTGAGTTATGTGTTGATAACACGCCACCACCACCCTTCAGCTGACCCCACAGCTCAGAGCCGCTACACGCCTCCATGTAATAAAGCTCCACGGTCTCTGCTTTCAAGTTTGTGGAACGATAAACCTtttgggcggggggggaggggggggggttgttaaaTAATCCATCATTTTCACGGGAAAGGTACTGACTTCTCAAATGCAAATCTTTTTGTTATCAGTTCTATGATCAAATGTGAAAAGTTTTAAAGCGCTTTGaatgccgctaaggtagaacaAAGCACTGTATAAATGCAGACCATTTACTATTTACTTATGTGACTGTTCTAGAACTGTGGTGtgactgtgtctttgtgtccctggtctccaggcGGTGGACAGACTCAAGGCTGGGGCCCTGGCTGTGGAGGCTGTGGCTGCAGCCCTGGTGGAGCTCGAGGTTTGTTCCCCTTCAGCCAGGGAAACTAAAGGCTACTGGCTATGCTAcgaggcccagtttcccagacatggattaagcctagtttTAGCTTTAAAAACCTTTTCAACAGAGACTGTACTGGTCTGCAGTCTCTGACACAGTCCTGTCATTCCCAGGACTCTCCCTTCACCAACGCTGGAATGGGCTCCAACCTAAACCTGAAGGGGGAAATCGAGTGCGACGCCAGCATCATGGATGGGAAATCATTACATTACGGAGCTGTAGGCGCCATTAGTGGTGGGTAACTTCTACTATGGCTTCAGTGTTGCTAGTATGTAAAATCTCTCTATAAGGTGGGGGGGATTCTGGTTTTCATTAGACCACCCAATTTGTACCTGGATTGTATCAACAGGACATGTTCTCCTCAATATTTATTAGACTTTTGTGTGTAGTGTCTCCAGCAAAAGCAGGTTTCTTGAATGTGCCTTTATGCTGTGCTATTAAGAGAAGCTTGGAGGTGAAAGTTGGCATTTCAGAATAGTTGAAAGGACAACAGATTGTTTTTGTTAGAGGGTATGATGTAACACTCAGCCATAAAATTGGTACATGACAAATGAAAGTTTGTTGGCCTGGATTTCCAAAGCCGTGTTGTGTTTCCAGCCCACATTTCTCCAAgtaatttctctctttctatttttcaGAGCCAGCAAACTTACTGAAGGTTTTATCTGTACAGGTCAAAAGCgtcttgttttgttttcacaGGAATAAAAAACCCAGTATTGGTGGCTAACAGACTGCTGAGTGAAGCACAGAAAGGGAAGCTGTCTGCGGgtcgaatacccccctggtaaATATGTTTTCTATGACTCTTAATATCATATTATTTTAATGTCATATGAGCTGTATCACGTTTGTGTTGTTCTCCTGGCTCAGCTTCTTAGTAGGCCGAGGAGCGCATGACTGGGCGGTGGGTCATGGGATCCCACCATGCCCCTCAGACAAGATGGCCACCAGTAAGTATCAGTGATCACACACATTCTGACTTGATATAGACCTATTCTAGCACAATATAGACTTATTCTAGCGCAATATAGACCTATTATAACTTTATATAGACCTGTTCTAACTTGACATAGACCTATTATAACTTGATATAGACCTTTTGTAGCTTGACAGAGACATATTTTAACTTGATATAGACCTATTCTAGCGCaatataaacctatactaacttGATATACTTGTTTTAGCTTGATATAGACCTATACTAACTTGATATACTACCGTTTTCAAGCTAGAATAAGTCTATCAGTTGAGGGAACATGTTGATCTAATGGGGAATTAATGAACCATGACCTCCATAAGAAAAGAGTGGACTGAACTAGGTTTTGTTAGAAGTATTTATGCCTGCTATTTTAAAGGGTGCTTTCAAGCAAAACGTATGAAAGACATGCTCCTCCCACCCCTAATATTGATTCAATTGTTCACTTTTCTGGATTTAGATTTGATACAACCTCTCATCACACGCCTCATGTATTTTACACAACTTGGACCGTAAACTGAAAAGAGCTGGCACTCCCGTAGTTGTAGGACACAGCAGTGCTTGAAGAACTCAAGACAAAGACTTTACAAACAGCTGGAACCACTGATGATGTCTGGAGTGTCTTGTTTTTCTCCATCGTAGAGTGCGCGCTGGAAGGGCAGTGGTACCTCATGCGTCCCGTGAGCATGCTGTGGCACTAGCTGCTCTGTGTAACTTAAGTTACTTGATGTCTTGTAATTTCACGCCATCCCCTTTAAAGCACTGATGAACGATTCAGAAGCCATAAAGTCTGTTTTCTCATCTGGCTCTCTTGCCTTGGTCGCTCCTCAAGAGCCCTGGCTCCCATGCTATTTTAACTGGCCCTGATTGCATTCCATTGAATTTTCTAAATGTTCTAATTGCGCTGATTTGTACTAGCTGGACCTCTTTGATTAAAAGATTGGGCATGAGCTGAACAGAAAGGGTTCTATAAACAATGCCTCTAATAGCAGGCCTATCAAGCTTATTTTTCCTTGGCTCATAGTCACTGAACCGTAATCAAAAACCACTGGATCTTACTGTGTACTTACCGTTAGTAGATAGGGCGTAGCTCTATTGATAACAGCCATAACACAGACTGTTTTACATTGTCTTAAGACCGTAGCTGTCTGCCTAGCCTGTGAGTCTGTGTCTTCCCTAACACTGTCTACTATTTAGTCCAGAAGGAGGTCAGTCTGTTTGGCTGCAGGACAGAGGTGGTTCCTTGAGGGTTTGGGGTGGTTGTGGGCTGCCGATCTGCAGGCGTCTCTGAATCCCTGAGTtgaattgcttgtaaaaaggtctGCACAGATTAAATTTGATTGACTGATTGACCTGAGAGATCTTCTGTTGTGCCCTTGCAGAGTTCAGTTTATCAGCGTACAAGAGGAACAAACACAAGATGGAGCTTGCAGAGAAGATGGACTCTGGGTTCAACCAGACCAAGAGAAGACGACAATCAAGTGAAAACGTGAGTGGTTCCTCTACCGTTAGGAACTGAAGAACGCAGTGCTTGACTTTACATGGTTAGCTAGTCTAAAAATATTCTgaacggggggaggagggggtattGGGTAATTAGAAAAGTTTTGAGAGAAGAGAGTGGTTGGAACTGACAGATGTCGAGTATTTGAAGGGGTTAGGAAGAAAGCAGAGGAGTTGTTcttgttaatgtttttttttttttcatcgttTTCATCCGCCGGTAGATTTAATTAGGCCTAAATGCAGTGCAGCAGAAGCATTTGTCTTGACATCATTATGCTTATGAAAAAAGGCCCAACATCTGCCTAGTCCTGTAATTCACTAGTGTTATGTGCCCCTGCAAGGAAACCACAGCATAATGACCTGGAGACAAGAGGGTGTGGACGCCTCAATTACTCACTatcaaagaaaaacacatttacatgagcacactcgcacacactctcacactcactcacacacactctcacacacacacaccctctctctcacacacacacacacacacacacacacacacacacacacacacacagctggagagCAGGAGTGGTCACTTGATGGCATTCTTTGCTGTGTGTTGCCTCGTTGATCCCAGCCAATGAGGTAGCCGGTAACATCAAATCCAATTTGATCTGTagagccctttttacaagcagtgtcacagaggacttcacatacgcccatagaactgcacctaaaccaacctccAACCCCTGTGAGAACCTTCACCCAGCGCTTTTAGCAAAAACAAACAGTTGAAGGATGCGTCTGTCATCGCTGTggtgttacatttagtcatttagtcattagtCAGTGTTGGGCCTCTGAGGAAGGAGATGGAAGGCGGGGAGAGGCTCTGAGAGTTTGGAACAGGGGCTGCACCTCGTGGGAATGCCCTGTGCCTGAGGCAGTTTTCTTGTGTTTTTAAACAGTCCTATTGTTTACCCAGGCTTATTTGATTAATCCTCGCCATTTCAAGCATATATTAATTTAATTGAAGAAACGATAGCAGCTTGGTCTGActgtttgttttttggggggctagTCAGCCTAATGTTCCTGTTGATTTATCTAGGCATCCGAGAGCTTGTTAATGAGGATTAAAAGGCatttaattgtttttcttttccctcATATGTCCCACCCAATGATTCATATTCTAGCCTGTTTAGCTGCCCTCAATCGCTGTAGTGGCTCTTTCCCAAGCCCAATTCTTGAGCCAGGATTCAAGAGCTTTGAGATACAAGTGTATTTATGTGAAGGTTTTTGATTTACATAGATGTTCTTGTCCCCAGACAAATGTCAAGCTTTTATAATACAAAGATGACTTCCAAATAGCTTCCATTTGAGAAATACTGCTTTGAATAGGGCCTCTATAACTGTCAGTCATGTGGTTTTCATGACAGATATTGATTGCAGCACGTCTGGTTTAGATTTTCAtacgttttttgtttttaaatttatGCCTTTCAAAAATGGCTGATGTTTGCCAAACCATAAAAATGTTCTTGTTCATTTCTGTATGGTGGTTTGATGAAGGCACAAACACCTGCTCCATATGTGCAGATTAGGGATAGTCGCATAGCTGAATATAAAACTGTAGTGGATTCAAATACTGTGCTTTCAAATAAAACAGCATGTTGTCTCCCTAATGTGGAACGAAAGAGAGCGATTTAACACGTTCCCCTCCTGGAACGGCCTCATCTACTTGGCTCACTGGAGATGTTATTATAATGTGTTTATTTAGCAGGTGCTCTTCTCCAAAGTGACTCAGAGGGTAAATTTAACCTGCAACCTGAACCAGATCTGCAGTCTAaaactctaaccactgagctgcaccCATCCCCACTCCAAGGTCAGACGACGGAGTGCGTTGAATGCTGATTGTGTATCAGAGGAACATCTGCACTAGTAGCCTACCCTCTAGAGGCCAATACATCAAGAAGCACAACCTCTCATCAAACAAACATGTCCAAAAGCAAATGAAAGAACCAATGAAAGGAAAAGACAAACAACATATTTCTATGATTAAATCTGCATGACACAAAGTGATTAAAATCTGTTCTGACGTGCTCTGGTTATTATTGAATATCAAAGAGTTTGTTTGACAAGACCTCCGGTAAAGTACTTCTGTCCTACACCACCTCTCACTGCCAAAGCACAACCTGAGTGCACCAAACAAAAGCAGCACTGTCGACCCCCAGAACCACACAATGAAGTCTTCTCCCCCGCCCCacgtgcccccccctctccgcgtgccccccctctccgcgtgccccccctctccgcgtgccccccctctccgcgtgccccccctctccgcgtgccccccctctccgcgtgccccccctctccgcgtgccccccccctctccgcgtgccccccccctctccgcgtGCCCCCCCGCTCTgcgtgcccccccctctccgcgtgccccccctctctgcgtgcccccccctctccgcgtgccccccctctccgcgtgccccccctctccgcgtgccccccccccctctgcgtgcccccccctctctgcgtgccccccctctctgcgtgccccccctctccgcgtgccccccctctccgcgtgccccccctctccgcgtgccccccctctccgcgGGTCCCCTTCTCTGCGGGTCCCCCCTCTCCgcgtgccccccctctccgcgtgccccccccctctccgcgtgccccccccctctccgcgtgcccccccctctccgcgtgccccccctctctgcgtgccccccctctctgcgtgccccccctctccgcgtgccccccctctccgcgtgccccccctctctgcgtgccccccctctctgcgtgccccccctctccgcgtgccccccctctccgcgCGCCCCTGCTctgcgtgccccccccccccccccgcgtggGTTGAGGTCCCGGTGTTGATGTGTTGgtcctgcaggaggaggtgtcGGGCTGCCTGGACACGGTCGGGGCCATCGTCGTGGACCAGGAGGGAAACGTAGCGGCGGCTGTCTCCAGTGGCGGCCTGGCGATGAAGCACTCAGGCAGGGTCGGCCAGGTACCACCAGCGGcatacacacctcctcccctcccaccaacaccaccagcaGCATCATTCCTTCAATATGATGACAACCCTAGTAGCCCTCTACAGTCATGATATGGATGTTAAATACTGGACCTTTTTCTAACTCAAatatctcttttctctctctctcaaggctGCTCATTATGGATGTGGCTGCTGGGCTGAGAATGCCTGTAATGTCAATCCTTACTCTACAGCAGTGAGTACCTCAGGTATCAGAAATCACCCTCttcttgactgactgactgtctgcctgaatgtgtctgtgttcttCCTGGTTCAGCATCTTAACAAGTGTTTGaatgcctcccagcctctccccccctcccagcctctctcctctctccccccctcccagcttctctcctctctcccccctcccagcctccccctcctcccagcctccccctcctcccagcctccccccctcccagcctctctcctctctcccccctcccagcctctctctctcctcccagcctctcccccccctcccagcctctccccctcctcccagcctctctcctcccccccctcccagcctccccctcctcccagcctccccctcctcccagcctccccccctcccagcctctccccctcctcccagcctccccctcctcccagcctccccccccctcccagcctctctcctctctcccccctcccagcctcccccccctcccagcctctctcctctcccccctcctcccagcctctctctcccctcccagcctctctcctctctcccctcctcccagcctccccctcctcccagcctctctctcccctcccagcctctctctcccctcccagcctctctctcccctcccagcctctctcctctctctcccctcccagcctctcccccctcccagcctctctctcccctcccagcctctcccctctcccccccagtctAAAACCAGCAAGGTGTACGTCTGGAGCAGGTTATCCAGATGATGACATGTACATCGTAGGCCCACTGTGACGCATCCTCACAACGCCTTCAACCACTGAGAAACAAGCCggctctcctccacacagcacctCTGTTTTGTTAGTGTAGAGTTTCACTTTCATGTCGCTCTCATAAACGGagatggatgagagagggggggagagaggggaaagagagaggggaggaagagagggaggagagagagagagagagaggggggaaggggagagagagagagaggacactcACACTCATACAATACAGATTTGGCACTACTGCTTTCCTCAATGTCAGAACCTGTTTGTGTGAGGTTTAGCCATTGAGGGGCCATGCTTTAAGGGTCAGTGAGAGTTGCCAAACTCATTTTTGAAAGACAGGAGTTGAGTAGAGTTTGATATTATCATAACACCGTCTGTTGTTTTGTCCTCCGTTGCGTCTGGGTGAACTTCTTCCTTCGGTCCTGATTGTGATAGAATGTTGTgattggaggagatggagggtacTGGTTCATATATGACAGGAAGACAGCTCACCAGCTGGACTGTGTTGACAGAGTCAGTAGGACtgtgggagagagcagagaagcgCTCAACAGCAGCACCATTTAGTTGGAAATTGAATT
This DNA window, taken from Osmerus eperlanus chromosome 6, fOsmEpe2.1, whole genome shotgun sequence, encodes the following:
- the tasp1 gene encoding threonine aspartase 1 isoform X2, producing the protein MENKLNSAEERQPAPTLANSWSTKQDAVSSKNDRTKAVGFVLVHAGAGYHSESKAKEYKHVCKRACQRAVDRLKAGALAVEAVAAALVELEDSPFTNAGMGSNLNLKGEIECDASIMDGKSLHYGAVGAISGIKNPVLVANRLLSEAQKGKLSAGRIPPCFLVGRGAHDWAVGHGIPPCPSDKMATKFSLSAYKRNKHKMELAEKMDSGFNQTKRRRQSSENEEVSGCLDTVGAIVVDQEGNVAAAVSSGGLAMKHSGRVGQAAHYGCGCWAENACNVNPYSTAVSTSGCGEHLIRTMLARECSSAMQADDAHQALLGAMQNKFISSPFLANEDCVLGGVIVLRGCRCVEAQPSQDIQAILVEFLWSHTTESMCVGYMSAQDGKAKTHISRLPPGAVAGQSLAIEGGVCRLVSTAD
- the tasp1 gene encoding threonine aspartase 1 isoform X1, coding for MENKLNSAEERQPAPTLANSWSTKQDAVSSKNDRTKAVGFVLVHAGAGYHSESKAKEYKHVCKRACQRAVDRLKAGALAVEAVAAALVELEDSPFTNAGMGSNLNLKGEIECDASIMDGKSLHYGAVGAISGIKNPVLVANRLLSEAQKGKLSAGRIPPCFLVGRGAHDWAVGHGIPPCPSDKMATKFSLSAYKRNKHKMELAEKMDSGFNQTKRRRQSSENEEVSGCLDTVGAIVVDQEGNVAAAVSSGGLAMKHSGRVGQAAHYGCGCWAENACNVNPYSTAVSTSGCGEHLIRTMLARECSSAMQADDAHQALLGAMQNKFISSPFLANEDCVLGGVIVLRGCRCVEAQPSQDIQAILDPHLPPPSWCCGRPVPGHRGGGVSPGEHSGLSILACGPPSAILQPQTSTTQPSPNHPGSNKLSCFNR